Proteins encoded within one genomic window of Fusobacterium russii ATCC 25533:
- a CDS encoding BamA/OMP85 family outer membrane protein encodes MKKIVVFLVFILNTVIFAATANLPIKSIEVVNNENVPTELIVSTMNLKKGKTFSSEVAVDDFTKIKATGYFDDVVIQPVAHDGGVKVVVSVLEKPEVRALLAEKGINVIQVADDADKSTVVSAVGINGNKTFSTAEAINLIGIKSGSYLSNKRIEEAQRRLLESGYFSEVKPSVVKKSGSASITFTVVENPRVNNIVVRGNSVLSDAEILGLLSTKKGNVQNYNLLNQDRDRILDAYQAKGYTLVNVADMHLDENGTLTIEVIEGIVRRIEVKKMVTKQKGNRRQPTDDVLKTQTYVIDREIEIVPGEVFNNNAYEATVQNLMRLGIFKNVKYEARSIPGDPQGIDLILLIDEDRTAILQGAVSYGSEVGLMGSLSLKDSNWKGKAQEFGFTFEKSNKDYTGFTLEFFDPWIKDTDRVSWGWSAYKTSYGDNDSNLFHDIQTLGLSANIGKGLSRNVRISIGGKVEKIEEKHRAGTYIKAPNGKWYHKASGKQVNGVDDKYYTWSIFPYITYDNRNNYLNPTSGEYAKLQLEAGYASGYKADYFGNVTLELRKYHRGLFKNNTFAYKVVGGIMTDTTKESQTFWVGGGNSLRGYDGGFFKGTQKLVATIENRTQINEVLGIVFFADAGRSWKQNGRDPDYIRDNKKVGRNIGTTAGVGLRLNTPIGPLRFDFGWPVGNKMDKDGMKFYFNMGQAF; translated from the coding sequence ATGAAAAAAATAGTAGTTTTCTTAGTATTTATACTAAATACGGTTATTTTTGCTGCCACTGCAAATTTACCTATTAAAAGTATTGAAGTAGTAAATAATGAAAATGTTCCAACAGAACTTATAGTTTCTACTATGAATTTAAAAAAAGGGAAGACTTTTTCATCTGAAGTAGCAGTTGATGATTTCACAAAAATTAAAGCAACTGGTTATTTTGATGATGTAGTCATACAACCTGTTGCTCACGATGGTGGAGTAAAAGTAGTTGTAAGCGTTTTAGAAAAACCGGAAGTTAGAGCTTTATTAGCAGAAAAAGGTATAAATGTGATACAAGTAGCTGATGATGCTGACAAATCAACTGTAGTATCAGCAGTAGGAATAAATGGAAATAAAACTTTTTCAACAGCTGAAGCAATTAATTTAATTGGGATAAAATCAGGAAGCTATCTTTCAAATAAAAGAATAGAGGAAGCTCAAAGAAGACTATTAGAAAGTGGATATTTCTCTGAAGTAAAGCCAAGTGTAGTAAAAAAATCAGGAAGTGCTTCAATAACTTTCACAGTAGTTGAAAATCCAAGAGTAAACAATATTGTAGTTAGAGGAAATTCAGTATTAAGTGATGCTGAAATTCTAGGACTTTTGAGCACAAAAAAGGGAAATGTTCAAAATTATAATTTATTAAATCAAGATAGAGATAGAATTTTGGATGCGTATCAAGCAAAAGGTTATACACTAGTAAATGTAGCAGATATGCATTTAGATGAAAATGGAACTCTTACAATTGAAGTTATTGAAGGAATTGTAAGAAGAATAGAAGTCAAGAAAATGGTTACTAAACAAAAGGGAAATAGAAGACAACCAACAGATGATGTTTTAAAAACTCAAACTTATGTTATAGACAGAGAAATAGAAATAGTTCCTGGAGAAGTTTTTAATAATAATGCATATGAGGCAACTGTTCAAAACTTAATGAGATTGGGAATATTCAAAAATGTAAAATATGAAGCGAGATCAATACCAGGAGATCCTCAAGGAATAGATTTAATACTTCTTATAGATGAAGATAGAACTGCTATTTTACAAGGGGCTGTATCTTATGGTTCAGAAGTAGGACTAATGGGAAGTTTATCTTTAAAAGATTCTAACTGGAAAGGAAAAGCACAAGAATTTGGTTTCACATTTGAGAAATCAAATAAGGATTATACAGGTTTTACTCTTGAGTTTTTTGACCCTTGGATAAAAGACACTGACAGAGTTTCTTGGGGATGGAGTGCATATAAAACATCTTATGGAGATAATGATAGTAATTTATTCCATGACATTCAAACATTAGGACTAAGTGCAAATATAGGAAAAGGACTTAGTAGAAATGTAAGAATAAGTATAGGTGGAAAAGTTGAAAAAATAGAAGAAAAACATAGAGCAGGAACTTATATTAAAGCTCCTAATGGAAAATGGTATCATAAAGCAAGTGGAAAACAAGTAAATGGAGTGGATGATAAATATTATACATGGAGCATTTTTCCATATATTACTTATGATAATAGAAATAATTATTTAAATCCTACATCAGGTGAATATGCAAAACTTCAATTAGAAGCAGGTTATGCTAGTGGTTATAAAGCTGATTATTTTGGAAATGTAACTTTAGAGTTAAGAAAATATCATAGAGGCTTGTTTAAAAACAATACTTTTGCATACAAAGTTGTGGGTGGTATAATGACAGATACTACAAAAGAATCACAAACTTTCTGGGTAGGTGGAGGAAACTCACTGAGAGGATATGATGGAGGCTTCTTTAAAGGAACTCAAAAATTAGTGGCAACTATAGAAAATAGAACTCAAATTAATGAAGTTCTAGGAATAGTATTTTTTGCAGATGCAGGAAGATCTTGGAAACAAAATGGTAGAGATCCAGATTATATTAGAGATAACAAAAAGGTGGGTAGAAATATCGGAACAACAGCCGGTGTAGGGTTAAGACTTAACACACCTATTGGACCTTTAAGATTTGATTTTGGATGGCCAGTTGGTAATAAGATGGATAAGGATGGAATGAAGTTCTATTTCAATATGGGACAAGCGTTTTAA
- a CDS encoding OmpH family outer membrane protein yields MKKLIAVAAVLMATSAFAQKIGVLNSQAVVANFSETKKAQQSLETQAKKFENEARQKEVTLEKEQVALQSKGDKLTEAEKKAFQKKVEDFQKFLQSAQEKLAKEEFDKMKKINDTLVKAVNKIAKEGSYDYIFEGGAVIYGGEDVSDRVLKAMEASK; encoded by the coding sequence ATGAAAAAATTAATCGCGGTAGCAGCAGTTTTAATGGCAACATCAGCTTTTGCTCAAAAAATAGGAGTTTTAAATTCACAAGCAGTTGTAGCTAATTTCTCTGAAACAAAGAAAGCACAACAAAGTTTAGAAACTCAAGCTAAAAAATTTGAGAATGAAGCAAGACAAAAAGAAGTTACTTTAGAAAAGGAACAAGTTGCTTTACAATCAAAGGGAGATAAATTAACAGAAGCAGAAAAAAAGGCTTTTCAAAAAAAGGTAGAAGATTTTCAAAAATTCTTACAATCTGCACAAGAAAAGTTAGCTAAAGAAGAATTTGATAAAATGAAAAAGATAAATGATACTTTAGTAAAAGCAGTTAATAAAATAGCTAAAGAAGGAAGTTATGATTACATTTTTGAAGGTGGAGCTGTTATATACGGTGGAGAAGATGTATCAGATAGAGTTTTAAAAGCAATGGAAGCTTCTAAATAA
- the lpxD gene encoding UDP-3-O-(3-hydroxymyristoyl)glucosamine N-acyltransferase, protein MPYKVDDIVTLLNAEYKGERIEEIFKLSSFFEADERSITFAADEKFLKNLDKTEAKVIIVPDIDLPMNIGKSYIVVRDNPRIIMPKLLAFFKKEIKAFEKMKEDSCKVGKNCNIGANVYLGHDVEIGDNVIIYPNVTIAQGAKIGANTIIYSNVSIREYVEIGESCVIQPGAVIGSDGFGFIKVDGYNKKIEQIGTVIIEDNVEIGANTTIDRGAIGDTIIKKFTKIDNLVQIAHNDIIGENCLIISQVGIAGSTTVGNNVTLAGQVGVGGHIKIGDNVVVAAKSGVSGNVEPNQVLSGYPLVDHKEDLKIKVSLKKLPELLKRVKKLEENLK, encoded by the coding sequence ATGCCTTACAAAGTAGATGATATTGTAACTCTTCTTAATGCTGAATATAAAGGAGAGAGGATAGAAGAAATTTTTAAACTCTCTTCTTTTTTTGAAGCGGATGAGAGGAGTATAACTTTTGCAGCTGATGAAAAATTTTTAAAAAACCTTGATAAGACAGAAGCAAAAGTTATAATAGTACCTGATATAGATTTACCAATGAATATAGGCAAAAGTTATATAGTAGTCAGAGATAATCCAAGAATTATTATGCCTAAACTTCTTGCTTTCTTCAAAAAAGAAATAAAGGCTTTTGAAAAAATGAAAGAAGACAGTTGCAAAGTTGGTAAAAATTGTAATATAGGAGCAAATGTCTATTTGGGACATGATGTTGAAATAGGAGATAATGTTATAATTTATCCCAATGTTACTATAGCTCAAGGTGCTAAGATAGGAGCAAATACTATTATTTATTCCAATGTAAGTATAAGAGAATATGTTGAAATAGGAGAAAGTTGTGTAATACAGCCAGGAGCAGTAATAGGTTCTGACGGTTTTGGTTTTATAAAAGTGGATGGCTATAATAAAAAAATAGAACAAATAGGGACAGTAATTATAGAGGATAACGTTGAAATAGGAGCAAATACAACAATAGATAGGGGTGCGATAGGTGATACTATAATTAAAAAATTTACAAAGATTGATAATTTAGTTCAAATAGCTCATAATGATATTATAGGAGAAAATTGCCTTATAATTTCTCAAGTTGGAATAGCAGGAAGTACAACAGTTGGAAATAATGTAACACTTGCGGGACAAGTAGGAGTAGGAGGACATATAAAAATAGGAGATAATGTTGTAGTAGCTGCTAAGTCCGGAGTGAGTGGCAATGTTGAACCAAACCAAGTTCTGTCAGGTTATCCCTTGGTTGACCATAAAGAGGATTTAAAAATAAAAGTTTCTCTTAAAAAGTTGCCAGAATTACTAAAACGGGTAAAAAAACTGGAAGAAAATCTAAAATAA
- a CDS encoding cob(I)yrinic acid a,c-diamide adenosyltransferase translates to MERGYVQIYTGNGKGKTTAALGIITRAVGNNFKIFFCQFLKGTDYGEIKTIANFPTVKHERYGRGTFIRKKEFVTDEDIKLMKEGYESLKNALLSKNYDIVIADEIFGALKYDLISLDEIKLLIKNKPEQTELILTGRNAPEEIIELADLVTEMKEIKHYFKQGVFARKGIEK, encoded by the coding sequence ATGGAAAGAGGATATGTACAAATATATACTGGAAACGGAAAAGGAAAGACTACTGCCGCTTTAGGAATTATTACAAGAGCTGTAGGAAATAATTTTAAAATTTTTTTCTGCCAATTTTTAAAAGGAACTGATTATGGAGAGATTAAAACAATTGCAAATTTTCCTACAGTAAAGCATGAAAGATATGGTCGTGGAACTTTTATAAGAAAGAAAGAATTTGTAACAGATGAAGATATAAAACTTATGAAAGAAGGCTATGAAAGTCTTAAAAATGCTCTATTAAGTAAAAATTATGATATAGTAATCGCCGATGAAATTTTTGGAGCTCTTAAGTATGATTTAATAAGTCTTGATGAAATAAAACTCTTAATTAAAAATAAGCCTGAACAGACAGAGCTAATTTTAACGGGTAGAAATGCTCCTGAAGAAATAATTGAGCTTGCTGATTTAGTGACTGAAATGAAGGAAATTAAGCATTATTTTAAACAGGGAGTTTTTGCAAGAAAGGGAATTGAGAAGTAA
- a CDS encoding MATE family efflux transporter, whose protein sequence is MKNYNSFLKTMFALTIPMAVQNLINVGVVSTDVIMLGKLNEISLSAASLASQIQFILTLLLFGVGSGATVLTAQYWGKRDLKSIEKIMGIGIKLAFLLSFLFFSFTFFFPKYAMRIFTNDKFVIEEGIKYLRIVSFSYLTSSISIVYLVMMRSVEKVLISTIIYAISLVVNFIINYLLIFGNFTFPKLGIQGAAIGTLIAKIIELMLVFYYNSKKNDLVKLKLKYILNEDLFLKKDFFKFATPTVLNEVLWSAGIAASVAILGRMGTAIVAANSITGVVRQLAMVVGFGLANTTAIMVGKEIGSHNYKTAEIYARNLLYTTFIFSLIGSVLIFSISPFIMKNYAMTNEIREYLSFSLKILLYYILFQGINATLIVGVFRAGGDTKYALYLDAVSLWGWSIIVSAVAAFYLKLPIKFVYFLIMSDEIVKLPFGLWRYKTKKWLNNVTRELN, encoded by the coding sequence ATGAAAAACTATAATTCATTTTTAAAAACTATGTTTGCACTGACAATTCCTATGGCTGTACAAAACTTAATAAATGTCGGGGTTGTAAGTACAGATGTTATTATGCTGGGAAAATTAAATGAGATATCTCTTTCTGCTGCTTCCTTAGCGAGCCAAATACAATTTATTTTGACCTTATTATTATTTGGAGTTGGCTCTGGAGCAACTGTTCTCACTGCACAATATTGGGGAAAAAGAGATCTTAAATCCATAGAAAAAATTATGGGAATAGGGATAAAACTAGCTTTTTTATTAAGCTTTTTATTCTTTAGCTTTACATTTTTCTTCCCCAAATATGCTATGAGAATTTTTACAAATGATAAGTTTGTAATAGAAGAAGGAATAAAGTATTTAAGAATTGTCAGTTTCTCTTACTTGACTTCCTCTATTTCAATTGTATATCTAGTTATGATGAGAAGTGTTGAAAAAGTTTTAATTTCTACTATTATCTATGCCATTTCTCTGGTTGTGAATTTTATTATTAACTACCTCCTAATTTTTGGAAATTTTACCTTTCCTAAACTGGGAATTCAAGGTGCAGCTATTGGCACTCTAATTGCTAAAATAATTGAACTTATGCTCGTTTTCTATTATAACTCTAAGAAAAATGACCTAGTTAAATTAAAATTAAAGTATATTTTAAATGAAGATTTATTTTTAAAAAAAGATTTCTTCAAATTTGCTACTCCTACTGTATTAAATGAAGTTTTATGGAGTGCAGGTATTGCAGCCAGTGTTGCTATTTTAGGAAGAATGGGTACAGCTATTGTAGCTGCTAATTCAATTACTGGCGTTGTCAGGCAGTTAGCAATGGTTGTTGGTTTTGGACTGGCAAATACAACTGCCATAATGGTTGGCAAAGAGATTGGCTCACATAATTATAAAACTGCTGAAATTTATGCTCGAAATCTCTTATATACGACTTTTATTTTCAGCTTGATAGGATCTGTCCTAATTTTTTCTATAAGTCCTTTCATTATGAAAAACTATGCTATGACCAATGAAATTAGAGAATATTTATCATTCTCTCTTAAAATTTTACTTTATTACATACTATTTCAAGGTATTAATGCAACGCTTATAGTTGGAGTTTTTAGAGCTGGAGGAGATACAAAATATGCACTCTATTTAGATGCTGTTTCTCTTTGGGGCTGGTCCATTATAGTTTCTGCCGTCGCAGCTTTTTATTTAAAATTACCAATAAAATTTGTCTATTTTTTAATTATGTCGGATGAAATAGTAAAATTACCTTTCGGGCTTTGGAGATACAAAACTAAAAAATGGCTTAACAATGTAACAAGAGAATTAAATTAA
- the ispF gene encoding 2-C-methyl-D-erythritol 2,4-cyclodiphosphate synthase, producing MLRVGNGYDVHRLVEGRKLMLGGFEVLHTKGVLGHSDGDVLLHAITDAIIGALCLGDIGLHFPDNDENFKDIKSSILLEKINNIMLEKGYEIVNIDSIIVIQKPKLRPYIDKIRKSIADILKIDINLINVKAKTEEKLGFTGDESGVKAYCVVLLQKNKGQSSDEKL from the coding sequence ATGTTAAGAGTAGGAAATGGATATGATGTACACAGATTGGTTGAAGGAAGAAAATTGATGTTGGGTGGCTTTGAAGTGCTGCATACTAAAGGTGTTTTAGGACATTCAGATGGAGATGTCCTATTACATGCAATAACTGACGCTATAATTGGTGCTCTTTGTTTAGGAGATATAGGTCTACATTTCCCTGACAATGATGAAAATTTTAAAGATATAAAAAGTTCTATACTTTTGGAAAAAATAAATAATATAATGTTGGAAAAGGGCTATGAAATTGTAAATATTGACTCTATAATTGTCATTCAGAAACCAAAATTAAGACCTTATATTGATAAAATCAGAAAAAGTATAGCTGACATATTAAAAATTGACATAAATCTTATTAATGTAAAAGCAAAAACTGAAGAGAAATTAGGTTTTACGGGAGATGAATCTGGTGTTAAAGCTTACTGTGTCGTTCTTCTCCAAAAAAATAAAGGACAGTCATCTGATGAAAAACTATAA
- the rfaE1 gene encoding D-glycero-beta-D-manno-heptose-7-phosphate kinase — MTICKLIENFKNIKIAVIGDLMLDEYVIGKVERISPEAPVPVVKVQKEKFVLGGSANVVNNLSILGASVVCGGIVGNDINADKLINSFEKTVDTSMILKCDDRPTIIKRRVLAGNQQLLRLDWEEEFHINKKQEEEIISNLEKKIKKLNALILSDYDKGLLTPSLSQKIIELCKKNNVIVTVDPKPKNIKNFIGASSITPNKKEAYLAAEKSSQVDIDIVGKELKEKLNLETVLITRSEEGMTLYDEKIHNIPTYAKEVYDVTGAGDTVISVFTLAKAAGATWEEAAKIANAAGGVVVAKVGTSTITTDELLETYRNIYHNGEEIC, encoded by the coding sequence ATGACTATATGTAAACTTATCGAAAATTTTAAAAATATAAAAATAGCCGTTATTGGTGATTTAATGTTAGACGAATATGTTATAGGAAAGGTAGAAAGAATTTCTCCAGAAGCTCCTGTTCCTGTCGTTAAAGTGCAAAAAGAAAAATTTGTCTTAGGCGGTTCTGCAAATGTTGTAAACAATCTCTCAATATTGGGAGCAAGCGTTGTATGTGGTGGTATTGTCGGAAACGATATAAATGCTGATAAGCTTATAAATTCTTTTGAAAAAACTGTAGATACTTCAATGATATTAAAATGTGATGACAGACCTACTATTATTAAAAGAAGAGTTTTAGCCGGGAATCAGCAACTTTTAAGACTGGATTGGGAAGAAGAATTTCATATAAATAAAAAACAAGAAGAGGAGATAATTAGCAATTTAGAAAAGAAGATTAAAAAGCTGAATGCATTAATCTTATCAGATTATGATAAAGGACTTTTAACTCCTAGCCTATCTCAAAAAATTATAGAACTTTGTAAAAAAAATAATGTAATTGTAACTGTTGATCCCAAGCCAAAGAATATAAAAAATTTTATTGGTGCTTCATCTATCACACCAAATAAAAAAGAAGCATATTTAGCTGCAGAAAAATCTTCTCAGGTCGATATTGACATAGTAGGAAAAGAATTAAAGGAAAAACTTAACTTAGAAACTGTCCTTATCACAAGAAGTGAAGAGGGTATGACTCTTTATGATGAAAAAATCCATAATATTCCTACCTATGCAAAAGAAGTTTATGATGTAACCGGAGCTGGAGATACTGTAATTTCAGTATTCACCTTAGCAAAAGCTGCTGGTGCTACTTGGGAAGAAGCTGCAAAAATTGCAAATGCTGCTGGTGGAGTCGTCGTTGCTAAGGTCGGAACTTCAACAATTACAACTGATGAACTTTTAGAAACTTATAGAAATATTTATCATAATGGAGAGGAAATATGTTAA
- a CDS encoding D-alanyl-D-alanine carboxypeptidase family protein has translation MLKKFYILLLFLLNISQISYSEIKEIITIEEYSKQFLNEDFVLDDTNEKRKEELIEETAVTENIVLPEEKFEKFEEEKIEQKTEEKELIEELIPEEKELEDKVEESVAEEVKEEADEKVEEITELKIEELIEEEEITEEKYKKELRETQKKEKKALEEDRNEKLKWEDLSDNFRSAIIADLNGNVYFSKNADKIYPLASVTKMMTLMVTFDEIKAGKISLKDKVKITKDVIHYGGSGIPLKVGQIYKLEDLVKASAIYSANNATYAIARYVGKGSVSAFVKMMNKKLEKLGLQKGIKYYTPAGLPTRMTKKPMDSGTARAIYKLSIEALKYKKYIEIAGIKNTSIYSGKIKIKNRNHLIGQEGIYGIKTGYHKEAKYNISVATKIDDMDFIVVVMGGESYTSRDKVVLDIIEIFKKNYYIANILDKNKEIGKVKVTDTNKKVSVVPDRDYKIALKDSQKYRVELKQRENIKLNIYKGEDLGEYAVYVDEKVVLKGRLLAKKAVSM, from the coding sequence ATGTTAAAAAAATTCTATATATTGCTTCTGTTTTTATTAAATATTTCTCAAATATCATATTCTGAGATAAAAGAAATAATAACTATTGAAGAGTATTCAAAACAATTTTTAAATGAAGATTTTGTTTTAGATGATACAAACGAAAAGCGGAAAGAAGAGCTAATAGAAGAAACTGCGGTTACAGAGAATATAGTACTTCCAGAAGAAAAATTTGAGAAATTTGAAGAAGAAAAAATAGAGCAGAAAACAGAGGAAAAAGAGCTTATAGAAGAGTTAATTCCAGAAGAGAAGGAGCTTGAAGATAAGGTTGAGGAGTCAGTTGCTGAAGAAGTAAAAGAAGAAGCAGATGAAAAGGTAGAAGAGATAACAGAATTAAAAATAGAAGAGCTTATTGAGGAAGAGGAAATTACAGAAGAAAAATATAAAAAGGAACTGAGAGAAACTCAGAAAAAAGAAAAAAAAGCTCTCGAAGAAGACAGAAACGAAAAACTGAAATGGGAAGATTTAAGTGATAATTTTAGATCAGCCATTATTGCTGATTTAAATGGAAATGTATATTTTTCAAAAAACGCAGATAAAATTTACCCTCTAGCATCTGTTACCAAAATGATGACACTTATGGTAACATTTGATGAGATAAAAGCAGGAAAGATTTCATTAAAAGATAAAGTAAAAATTACAAAAGATGTAATACATTATGGTGGAAGTGGAATTCCATTAAAGGTAGGGCAGATTTATAAACTTGAAGATTTAGTAAAAGCTTCTGCCATATATTCAGCTAATAATGCAACCTATGCTATAGCAAGATATGTTGGAAAAGGTAGTGTTTCGGCTTTTGTTAAAATGATGAATAAGAAGCTTGAAAAACTTGGTTTACAAAAAGGTATTAAATATTATACGCCGGCGGGATTACCTACAAGAATGACTAAAAAACCTATGGATTCTGGAACTGCAAGAGCAATTTATAAGTTATCTATAGAGGCATTAAAATACAAGAAATATATTGAAATAGCGGGAATAAAAAATACCAGCATTTATTCTGGAAAAATAAAAATAAAAAATAGAAATCACCTTATTGGACAAGAAGGGATTTATGGTATAAAAACAGGATATCATAAAGAAGCTAAGTATAATATTTCTGTTGCAACTAAGATTGATGATATGGATTTTATAGTTGTTGTCATGGGGGGAGAAAGCTATACCTCAAGAGATAAAGTAGTGCTTGATATTATAGAAATATTCAAGAAAAACTATTATATAGCTAACATTTTAGATAAAAATAAGGAAATTGGAAAAGTTAAAGTAACAGATACGAATAAAAAAGTTTCTGTTGTTCCGGATAGGGATTATAAAATAGCACTCAAAGATTCTCAGAAATATAGAGTTGAATTGAAGCAAAGAGAGAACATAAAGCTAAACATTTATAAAGGAGAA